DNA sequence from the Pedobacter schmidteae genome:
AGCCTGGCTTTGGAACACACCGCTGTGATACCTTCTTATTGGCATTACAGTGATTGATAAAAAAATAGTTACTAAAAAGCCTTAAATAAATACGATTGATCATTAGAAAATATAGATTTGATAAAGTAATTTTAGTTATTAAATTACATCAGACTAAAGTATTTTAACCTGACAAGCATTTTCATATCAAACAGCTAAACTTTAAAGAAATGACAACAATAGAAAGAAGAAGTAATATTTCTTACGAAGAGTTTATTGAAAAATATCAAAATAAAGGAATTCCTGTAATACTGGAAAATGCAACAAAAGTATGGAAAGACAATTTAATGTTTACTCCAGCCTTTTTTAAGGAAAAATTTGGAAACCGGCGTGCAAATTTCTCCAATAAAGAATATACAATCAGTGAGTTGTTAGATTTGACTGCCGCAAGCACAAAAGAAAGACCAGCACCCTACCCTATTAAGTTTAATATATTAACCCAGTTGCCAGAATTGTTGGAGTTAATGGATCCGTTGCACTTTAACCTGATCCGACCGAATTGGCTAAAAAGCAAAATGCTAAAGGGTAAACTGGGCGACTCAATGGATTTGCATATTGGAGGGGTTGGAAATAGTTATGAGATGCATAAAGACGCTTATGATGTACATGCGTGGTTGATTCAATTGTATGGAGAAAAAGAAGTGATTGTATTTCCAAGAGATCAGGAATCTCTGTTGTATCCAAAAACAGGTGGGGTACTCGAATCCAGATCACCAATTAACATTATGAATCCGGATTATGAAAAATACCCAAAATTTAAAGATGCTACTCCAATACGGGCCATATTGAAAGCTGGTGAAGTGATGTACATCCCAAGTGGAATATGGCATACTACAATTGCCCATGGCCAGAACATATCAACAATAGTAGATCAGGTAAACAATTCAAACTACAAAGCCTGGAGAAGAGACGTATACGTGTATAAGAAATATCACAACAAATATAGGGCAGTTGTAGATTATATAGCTGCAACAATAATAGGCAATGTCTGCAGGGTAAACCAGCTTTTTGGAAAGAAATTCTAACTTACTTTCGTTTCGATTTTTCCCAAGCAGCACTTTGGTTCTTTCTTGCATACCGAAGCATGCCTGCAAGTACTGCATAATTCATCACACAAAAATAATAAGGAATGAACAATATTTTTATCCTGATGTTTTTGCTTTCAAAATAGAAACCAATAAGGCTTAACAAATAAAATATCGCCTGTAAAACAAACAGTCCCTGATAAAAAGCGATGCCGGTTTGCAGCGCAATTAATGCATTTAGTACAAACACCATGACCAATAAGAACGGTGTAATTGTCCACCTTAAAACTCTGTGACTGATGTATTGAAAGGTAAATATAGGATAGTAGAAAGGGTTAGCAGCCTTCTTTAAACGCAGGATAGATTGGATCCCCCCCGCCGCAATCCGTATTTTACGTTTAAGTTCCTCCTTAACATCAGCAGACGCAGTTTCCATGGCGTAAGCATTAGGCTCATAAGCAATGATGTACCCCTTTTCTGCGATTCTCATCGCAATCATATGGTCATCAATGATGGTATCAGACTCAACGGGCTGATAAAGTGTTTTCCTGATGCTAAATAATTCACCTGCTGCACCAACATTGGAATAAAGTTCATAGTCCCATTTTTTCAGCAAGGATTCATACTTCCAGTAAAACCCTTCACCTGCCGAACTGGCATCAGCCAGCTCATCGACAAGGATTCTTTTCTCCCCCGCCACTG
Encoded proteins:
- a CDS encoding glycosyltransferase family 2 protein; translated protein: MITAFWICLFLVIYTFVGYGFLLFILVKIKRFLAKPFDFDNNTDLPSVTLLVAAYNEEDIITEKIVNSLELNYPKDKIQVMFVTDGSVDRTPEKVKQFSDVVLLHQDLRAGKMAAIKRAIPLINNDVIVFTDANTFLNKDAILELVKHYQNPKVGAVAGEKRILVDELADASSAGEGFYWKYESLLKKWDYELYSNVGAAGELFSIRKTLYQPVESDTIIDDHMIAMRIAEKGYIIAYEPNAYAMETASADVKEELKRKIRIAAGGIQSILRLKKAANPFYYPIFTFQYISHRVLRWTITPFLLVMVFVLNALIALQTGIAFYQGLFVLQAIFYLLSLIGFYFESKNIRIKILFIPYYFCVMNYAVLAGMLRYARKNQSAAWEKSKRK
- a CDS encoding cupin-like domain-containing protein, producing the protein MTTIERRSNISYEEFIEKYQNKGIPVILENATKVWKDNLMFTPAFFKEKFGNRRANFSNKEYTISELLDLTAASTKERPAPYPIKFNILTQLPELLELMDPLHFNLIRPNWLKSKMLKGKLGDSMDLHIGGVGNSYEMHKDAYDVHAWLIQLYGEKEVIVFPRDQESLLYPKTGGVLESRSPINIMNPDYEKYPKFKDATPIRAILKAGEVMYIPSGIWHTTIAHGQNISTIVDQVNNSNYKAWRRDVYVYKKYHNKYRAVVDYIAATIIGNVCRVNQLFGKKF